In a genomic window of Muntiacus reevesi chromosome 1, mMunRee1.1, whole genome shotgun sequence:
- the NDUFA13 gene encoding NADH dehydrogenase [ubiquinone] 1 alpha subcomplex subunit 13 isoform X1: protein MAASKVKQDMPPVGGYGPIDYKRNLPRRGLSAPGEVPRLPGPPWGQDPAWTPSFAMGTSWLKELKQPSGYSMFAVGIGALLFGYWSMMRWNRERRRLQIEDFEARIALMPLLQAEKDRRVLQMLRENLEEEATIMKDVPGWKVGESVFHTTRWVTPMMGELYGLRTREEILNATYGFIWYT, encoded by the exons ATGGCGGCGTCGAAGGTGAAGCAGGACATGCCCCCGGTGGGGGGCTACGGCCCTATCGACTACAAGCGGAACCTTCCGCGTCGGGGACTGTCGG CCCCCGGGGAGGTACCCCGGCTGCCGGGCCCTCCGTGGGGCCAGGACCCAGCGTGGACACCATCCTTCGCCATGGGAACCAGCTGGCTGAAGGAACTCAAACAACCTTCAG GCTACAGCATGTTCGCCGTGGGCATTGGGGCCTTGCTTTTCGGGTACTGGAGCATGATGAGGTGGAACCGCGAGCGCAG GCGTCTCCAGATTGAGGACTTCGAGGCCCGCATCGCGCTGATGCCTCTGTTGCAGGCAGAGAAGGACCGGAG GGTTCTCCAGATGCTTCGGGAGAACTTGGAGGAGGAGGCAACTATCATGAAGGACGTGCCGGGCTGGAAG GTGGGAGAGTCCGTGTTCCACACCACGCGCTGGGTGACTCCCATGATGGGCGAGCTCTACGGGCTGCGCACGCGCGAGGAGATTCTCAACGCCACCTATGGGTTCATATGGTACACGTAG
- the TSSK6 gene encoding testis-specific serine/threonine-protein kinase 6, which yields MSGDKLLSELGYKLGRTIGEGSYSKVKVATSKKYKGTVAIKVVDRRRAPPDFVNKFLPRELSILRGVRHPHIVHVFEFIEVCNGKLYIVMEAAATDLLQAVQRNGRIPGGQARDLFAQIAGAVRYLHDHHLVHRDLKCENVLLSPDERRVKLTDFGFGRQAHGYPDLSTTYCGSAAYASPEVLLGIPYDPKKYDVWSLGVVLYVMVTGCMPFDDSDIAGLPRRQKRGVLYPDGLELSERCKALIAELLQFSPSARPSAGQVARNGWLRAGDSG from the coding sequence ATGTCGGGCGACAAGCTTCTGAGCGAACTCGGCTATAAGCTGGGCCGCACGATAGGAGAGGGCAGTTACTCCAAGGTAAAGGTGGCTACGTCCAAGAAATACAAGGGCACAGTGGCCATCAAGGTGGTGGACCGGCGGCGCGCACCGCCCGACTTTGTTAACAAGTTCCTGCCACGCGAGCTGTCCATCCTAAGGGGCGTGCGGCACCCACACATCGTGCACGTCTTCGAATTCATCGAGGTGTGCAACGGGAAGTTGTACATCGTGATGGAGGCGGCCGCCACCGACCTACTGCAGGCAGTGCAGCGAAACGGGCGCATCCCCGGGGGGCAGGCTCGCGACCTCTTCGCGCAGATCGCCGGTGCCGTGCGCTACCTACACGACCACCACCTGGTGCACCGCGACCTCAAGTGCGAAAACGTGCTGCTGAGCCCTGATGAGCGCCGCGTCAAGCTCACCGACTTCGGTTTCGGCCGTCAGGCTCACGGATACCCCGATCTGAGCACCACCTACTGTGGCTCTGCCGCCTACGCGTCGCCCGAGGTACTGCTGGGCATTCCCTACGACCCCAAGAAGTACGACGTGTGGAGTCTGGGCGTCGTGCTCTACGTCATGGTCACTGGCTGTATGCCCTTCGACGACTCGGACATCGCCGGCCTGCCCCGACGCCAGAAGCGCGGCGTTCTCTACCCCGACGGCCTCGAGCTGTCCGAGCGCTGCAAAGCACTGATAGCCGAATTGCTGCAGTTCAGTCCGTCGGCCAGGCCCTCCGCGGGCCAAGTAGCGCGCAACGGCTGGCTGCGTGCGGGGGACTCCGGCTAG
- the YJEFN3 gene encoding yjeF N-terminal domain-containing protein 3, which translates to MSSTDGPDLAEAPEERCFLSTAEAAALERELLEDYRFGRQQLVEWCGHASAVAVTKAFPLPALPRKQRTALVVCGPEQNGAVGLVCARHLRVFEYEPTIFYPTRSLDPLHRDLTTQCEKMDIPFLSYLPAEVQLINNAYRLVVDAVLGPGVEPGEVGGPCTRALATLKLLSIPLVSLDIPSGWDPETGGDAEDGLRPDVLVSLAAPKRCAGRFSGRHHFVAGRFVPDDVRRKFALRLPGYTGTDCVAAL; encoded by the exons ATGAGCAGCACGGATGGCCCGGACCTAGCGGAGGCGCCCGAAGAGCGGTGTTTCCTCAG CACCGCGGAGGCAGCGGCCCTGGAGCGGGAGCTGCTGGAGGACTATCGCTTTGGGCGGCAGCAGCTGGTGGAGTGGTGTGGCCACGCTAGTGCCGTGGCTGTGACCAAG GCGTTTCCTCTGCCCGCTCTCCCCCGGAAGCAGAGGACGGCGCTGGTCGTGTGCGGCCCAGAGCAGAACGGAGCGGTGGGGCTGGTGTGCGCGCGGCACCTGAGGGTGTTC GAGTACGAACCCACCATCTTCTACCCCACACGCTCACTGGACCCACTGCACCGGGACCTGACCACTCAGTGTGAGAAGATGGACATCCCCTTCCTGTCCTACCTGCCTGCAGAG GTCCAGCTCATCAACAACGCCTACAGGCTGGTGGTGGACGCTGTGCTGGGCCCTGGCGTGGAGCCGGGTGAGGTCGGGGGTCCCTGCACACGTGCGCTGGCCACACTCAAGCTACTGTCCATCCCCCTCGTGAGCCTGGACATCCCCTCAG GCTGGGACCCAGAGACTGGCGGCGACGCCGAGGACGGGCTACGACCCGACGTGCTCGTATCGCTGGCGGCGCCCAAGCGCTGCGCCGGCCGCTTCTCAGGGCGTCACCACTTCGTGGCGGGCAGGTTCGTGCCCGACGACGTGCGCCGAAAGTTCGCTCTGCGCCTGCCGGGGTACACGGGCACCGACTGCGTCGCTGCGCTTTGA
- the NDUFA13 gene encoding NADH dehydrogenase [ubiquinone] 1 alpha subcomplex subunit 13 isoform X2, which yields MAASKVKQDMPPVGGYGPIDYKRNLPRRGLSGYSMFAVGIGALLFGYWSMMRWNRERRRLQIEDFEARIALMPLLQAEKDRRVLQMLRENLEEEATIMKDVPGWKVGESVFHTTRWVTPMMGELYGLRTREEILNATYGFIWYT from the exons ATGGCGGCGTCGAAGGTGAAGCAGGACATGCCCCCGGTGGGGGGCTACGGCCCTATCGACTACAAGCGGAACCTTCCGCGTCGGGGACTGTCGG GCTACAGCATGTTCGCCGTGGGCATTGGGGCCTTGCTTTTCGGGTACTGGAGCATGATGAGGTGGAACCGCGAGCGCAG GCGTCTCCAGATTGAGGACTTCGAGGCCCGCATCGCGCTGATGCCTCTGTTGCAGGCAGAGAAGGACCGGAG GGTTCTCCAGATGCTTCGGGAGAACTTGGAGGAGGAGGCAACTATCATGAAGGACGTGCCGGGCTGGAAG GTGGGAGAGTCCGTGTTCCACACCACGCGCTGGGTGACTCCCATGATGGGCGAGCTCTACGGGCTGCGCACGCGCGAGGAGATTCTCAACGCCACCTATGGGTTCATATGGTACACGTAG
- the CILP2 gene encoding cartilage intermediate layer protein 2 isoform X1 → MASLPTLLCLCVAAAHLAGARGTPDTEEPTVTAWGLEGSSLRPGQPSPALEDWEEASEWTSWFNVDHPGGDGDFESLAAIRFYYGPARVCPRPLALEARTTDWALPSDVGERVHLNPTRGFWCLNREQPRGRRCSNYHVRFRCPLEATWGSWGPWGPCSGSCGPGRRLRRRRCPSPARDACPGRPSEAQKCVRPRCPGCDPNTCGCPDHILLGSVVTPSGRPLPGARVSLRDWPGTIATSDAHGTFRMPGICASSRANVSAQMDGFSAGTAQAQANSSMSAVATVVLNKLEKPYLVKHPESRVREAGQNVTFCCKASGTPMPKKYSWFHNGTLLDRRTHRYGAHLELHGLRPDQAGAYHCKAWNDAGAVRSGIARLTVLAPGQPACDPRPREHLIKLPDDCGQPGRGPTYLDVGLCPDTLCPSPAGSRPRCGDAGSRCCSVRRLESRKIHCSGYTLPVKIVAECGCQKCLPLRGLIRGRVVAADSREPLRFARILLGREPIGFTSYQGDFTLEVAPSTQRLVMTFVDPSGQFVDTVRVLPFDPRGAGVYHEIKAMRKKAPIILDSSQSNTISLGEMGDEAPLGELVIPPGAFRRADGQPYTGAVEAQVTFVDPRNLTSAAAAPSDLRFVDRDGELAPLRTYGMFYVDLRAAGSTEQLQTGLVAVRVATDQIRMPGHLEALKLWSLNPDTGLWEEESSFQRERPTSQRARREERVFLVGNVEIRERRLFNLDVPERRRCFVKVRAYANDKFTPSEQVEGVVVTLVNLEPAPGFSANPRAWGRFDSAVTGPNGACLPAFCDADQPDAYTAVVTATLGGEELEPAPSRPRPLPAAVGVAQPYLDRLAYRRTDHDDPALKRTGFRINLAKPRPGDPTEANGPVYPWRSLRECQEAPVTASHFRFARVEADKYEYNVVPFREGAPASWTGDLLAWWPNPQEFRACFLKVKIQGPQEYMVRSHNLGGSHPRTQGQLYGLRDSRSVRDPQRPSSSAACVEFKCSGMLFDQRQVDRTLVTIMPQGSCRRVAVNGLLQDYLTRHPPPAPSDDLAAFSMLAPLDPLGHNYGVYTVTDQSPRLAKEIAIGRCFDGSSDGFSREMKADAGTAVTFQCREPTAGRPSLFQRLLESPSAALGDIRREMGDVTRVQARASSPLRTRRGRAQQ, encoded by the exons ATGGCGTCACTGCCGACACTGCTCTGCCTCTGTGTTGCCGCCGCACACCTGGCGGGGGCCCGAG GTACTCCCGACACTGAGGAGCCCACGGTGACCGCGTGGGGCCTTGAAGGTTCATCGTTACGCCCTGGCCAGCCCTCACCAGCCCTGGAGGACTGGGAAG AGGCCAGCGAGTGGACGTCCTGGTTCAACGTCGACCACCCGGGCGGCGACGGTGACTTCGAGAGCCTGGCCGCGATCCGCTTCTATTATGGGCCTGCACGCGTGTGCCCAAGGCCGCTGGCGCTGGAGGCGCGCACCACAGACTGGGCCCTGCCGTCGGACGTCGGCGAGCGCGTACACTTGAACCCCACGCGCGGTTTCTGGTGCCTCAACCGCGAGCAGCCCCGAGGCCGCCGCTGCTCCAACTACCACGTGCGCTTCCGCTGCCCGCTCG agGCCACGTGGGGTTCGTGGGGCCCGTGGGGTCCCTGTTCGGGGAGCTGCGGGCCAGGCCGTCGCTtgcgccgccgccgctgcccaAGCCCCGCGAGGGATGCGTGTCCCGGGCGTCCCTCGGAGGCGCAGAAGTGTGTGAGGCCTCGGTGTCCAG GGTGTGATCCCAACACGTGTGGGTGCCCCGACCACATTCTTCTGGGCTCGGTGGTCACCCCATCTGGACGTCCGCTGCCAGGAGCCAGGGTCTCTTTGAGAGACTGGCCTGGCACCATAGCAACTAGTGATGCCCATGGAACCTTCCGGATGCCTGGAATCTGTGCCAGCAGCCGAGCCAACGTCAGTGCCCAAATGGACGGCTTTTCTGCAGGCACGGCCCAGGCCCAGGCCAACAGCTCCATGTCAGCGGTGGCCACTGTTGTCCTTAATAAGTTGG agaagccctacCTGGTGAAGCATCCCGAGTCTCGAGTTCGAGAGGCTGGCCAGAATGTGACCTTCTGCTGCAAAGCCTCAGGCACTCCCATGCCCAAGAAATACTCCTG GTTCCACAATGGGACGCTGCTGGACAGGCGGACACACAGGTATGGGGCCCACCTGGAACTGCATGGGCTCCGCCCAGACCAGGCAGGCGCCTACCACTGCAAAGCATGGAATGACGCGGGGGCTGTGCGGTCGGGCATCGCCCGACTCACGGTGCTTG CCCCGGGCCAGCCAGCCTGTGACCCCCGGCCCCGAGAACACCTGATCAAGCTTCCAGATGACTGTGGTCAGCCAGGCAGAGGGCCCACCTACCTGGACGTAGGCCTTTGCCCTGACAccctctgccccagccctgcaggctccAGACCTCGGTGTGGGGACGCAGGCTCTCGCTGCTGTTCCGTGCGCCGCCTGGAGAGCAGAAAGATCCACTGCTCTGGCTATACCCTCCCAGTCAAGATCGTGGCTGAATGTGGCTGTCAGAAATGTCTGCCCCTTCGGGGGCTGATCCGGGGTCGCGTGGTGGCCGCTGACTCTAGGGAGCCCTTGCGCTTTGCTCGCATCCTTCTGGGACGGGAGCCCATTGGCTTCACGTCCTACCAGGGTGACTTCACCCTCGAGGTGGCGCCTTCTACTCAGAGGCTGGTGATGACCTTTGTGGACCCCAGCGGCCAGTTCGTGGACACTGTCAGGGTCCTGCCTTTTGACCCTCGAGGTGCCGGTGTATACCACGAGATCAAGGCCATGCGAAAGAAAGCCCCGATCATTTTAGATTCCAGCCAGAGCAACACGATATCCCTCGGGGAAATGGGAGATGAGGCCCCCTTAGGAGAGCTGGTCATCCCGCCCGGGGCCTTCCGCAGAGCTGACGGTCAACCCTACACGGGGGCTGTGGAGGCCCAGGTGACCTTCGTGGACCCCCGAAATCTCACTTCGGCGGCCGCCGCCCCTAGCGACCTGCGATTTGTGGACAGGGACGGGGAGTTGGCCCCGCTGCGCACCTACGGCATGTTCTACGTGGACCTCCGTGCCGCCGGCTCCACCGAGCAGCTGCAGACTGGGCTGGTGGCCGTGCGCGTGGCCACCGACCAGATCCGGATGCCCGGCCACCTCGAGGCCCTGAAGCTGTGGTCGCTGAACCCTGACACGGGCCTGTGGGAGGAAGAGAGCAGCTTCCAGCGCGAGAGACCGACGTCCCAGCGGGCCCGCCGGGAGGAACGGGTCTTCCTGGTGGGCAATGTGGAGATCCGCGAGCGCCGTCTGTTCAACCTGGACGTGCCCGAGCGCCGCCGCTGCTTCGTGAAGGTGCGCGCCTACGCCAACGACAAGTTCACCCCCAGCGAGCAGGTGGAGGGCGTGGTGGTCACGCTGGTCAATCTGGAGCCCGCCCCCGGCTTCTCGGCCAACCCTCGCGCCTGGGGCCGCTTCGACAGCGCCGTCACCGGCCCGAATGgcgcctgcctccctgccttctGCGACGCTGACCAGCCCGATGCCTACACCGCCGTGGTCACGGCCACCCTGGGCGGGGAGGAGCTGGAGCCCGCGCCCTCGCGGCCACGCCCGCTGCCGGCCGCCGTGGGCGTGGCGCAGCCCTACCTGGACCGGCTGGCCTACCGCCGCACGGACCACGACGACCCCGCCCTCAAGCGCACCGGCTTCCGCATCAACCTCGCCAAGCCCAGGCCTGGCGACCCCACCGAGGCCAACGGCCCTGTGTACCCCTGGCGCAGCCTGCGGGAGTGCCAGGAGGCCCCCGTGACCGCCAGTCACTTCCGCTTCGCTCGTGTGGAGGCGGACAAATACGAGTACAACGTGGTCCCCTTCCGCGAGGGCGCGCCGGCCTCCTGGACCGGAGATCTCCTGGCCTGGTGGCCCAACCCGCAGGAGTTCCGGGCCTGCTTCCTCAAGGTGAAGATCCAGGGACCTCAGGAGTACATGGTCCGCTCCCACAATTTGGGAGGCAGCCATCCCCGGACCCAGGGCCAGCTCTACGGGCTGCGGGATTCCCGGAGCGTCCGGGACCCCCAGCGCCCGAGCTCCTCTGCCGCCTGTGTGGAATTCAAGTGCAGCGGAATGCTGTTCGACCAGCGCCAGGTGGACAGGACGCTGGTGACCATCATGCCGCAGGGCAGCTGCCGGCGCGTGGCGGTCAACGGGCTCCTGCAGGATTACCTGACTCGGCACCCCCCACCCGCGCCCTCTGACGACCTGGCTGCCTTCTCCATGCTGGCCCCGCTGGACCCTCTGGGTCACAACTACGGTGTCTACACAGTCACCGACCAGAGCCCAAGGCTGGCCAAGGAGATCGCCATCGGCCGCTGCTTCGACGGCTCCTCTGACGGCTTCTCCAGGGAGATGAAGGCTGATGCGGGCACTGCCGTGACCTTTCAGTGCCGGGAGCCGACTGCGGGCCGGCCCAGCCTCTTCCAGAGGCTGCTGGAGTCCCCATCGGCGGCTCTTGGGGACATCCGCAGGGAGATGGGCGACGTGACACGTGTACAGGCCCGAGCCTCGAGTCCACTCCGCACCCGCCGAGGCAGGGCCCAGCAGTGA
- the CILP2 gene encoding cartilage intermediate layer protein 2 isoform X2 codes for MASLPTLLCLCVAAAHLAGARGTPDTEEPTVTAWGLEGSSLRPGQPSPALEDWEEASEWTSWFNVDHPGGDGDFESLAAIRFYYGPARVCPRPLALEARTTDWALPSDVGERVHLNPTRGFWCLNREQPRGRRCSNYHVRFRCPLGCDPNTCGCPDHILLGSVVTPSGRPLPGARVSLRDWPGTIATSDAHGTFRMPGICASSRANVSAQMDGFSAGTAQAQANSSMSAVATVVLNKLEKPYLVKHPESRVREAGQNVTFCCKASGTPMPKKYSWFHNGTLLDRRTHRYGAHLELHGLRPDQAGAYHCKAWNDAGAVRSGIARLTVLAPGQPACDPRPREHLIKLPDDCGQPGRGPTYLDVGLCPDTLCPSPAGSRPRCGDAGSRCCSVRRLESRKIHCSGYTLPVKIVAECGCQKCLPLRGLIRGRVVAADSREPLRFARILLGREPIGFTSYQGDFTLEVAPSTQRLVMTFVDPSGQFVDTVRVLPFDPRGAGVYHEIKAMRKKAPIILDSSQSNTISLGEMGDEAPLGELVIPPGAFRRADGQPYTGAVEAQVTFVDPRNLTSAAAAPSDLRFVDRDGELAPLRTYGMFYVDLRAAGSTEQLQTGLVAVRVATDQIRMPGHLEALKLWSLNPDTGLWEEESSFQRERPTSQRARREERVFLVGNVEIRERRLFNLDVPERRRCFVKVRAYANDKFTPSEQVEGVVVTLVNLEPAPGFSANPRAWGRFDSAVTGPNGACLPAFCDADQPDAYTAVVTATLGGEELEPAPSRPRPLPAAVGVAQPYLDRLAYRRTDHDDPALKRTGFRINLAKPRPGDPTEANGPVYPWRSLRECQEAPVTASHFRFARVEADKYEYNVVPFREGAPASWTGDLLAWWPNPQEFRACFLKVKIQGPQEYMVRSHNLGGSHPRTQGQLYGLRDSRSVRDPQRPSSSAACVEFKCSGMLFDQRQVDRTLVTIMPQGSCRRVAVNGLLQDYLTRHPPPAPSDDLAAFSMLAPLDPLGHNYGVYTVTDQSPRLAKEIAIGRCFDGSSDGFSREMKADAGTAVTFQCREPTAGRPSLFQRLLESPSAALGDIRREMGDVTRVQARASSPLRTRRGRAQQ; via the exons ATGGCGTCACTGCCGACACTGCTCTGCCTCTGTGTTGCCGCCGCACACCTGGCGGGGGCCCGAG GTACTCCCGACACTGAGGAGCCCACGGTGACCGCGTGGGGCCTTGAAGGTTCATCGTTACGCCCTGGCCAGCCCTCACCAGCCCTGGAGGACTGGGAAG AGGCCAGCGAGTGGACGTCCTGGTTCAACGTCGACCACCCGGGCGGCGACGGTGACTTCGAGAGCCTGGCCGCGATCCGCTTCTATTATGGGCCTGCACGCGTGTGCCCAAGGCCGCTGGCGCTGGAGGCGCGCACCACAGACTGGGCCCTGCCGTCGGACGTCGGCGAGCGCGTACACTTGAACCCCACGCGCGGTTTCTGGTGCCTCAACCGCGAGCAGCCCCGAGGCCGCCGCTGCTCCAACTACCACGTGCGCTTCCGCTGCCCGCTCG GGTGTGATCCCAACACGTGTGGGTGCCCCGACCACATTCTTCTGGGCTCGGTGGTCACCCCATCTGGACGTCCGCTGCCAGGAGCCAGGGTCTCTTTGAGAGACTGGCCTGGCACCATAGCAACTAGTGATGCCCATGGAACCTTCCGGATGCCTGGAATCTGTGCCAGCAGCCGAGCCAACGTCAGTGCCCAAATGGACGGCTTTTCTGCAGGCACGGCCCAGGCCCAGGCCAACAGCTCCATGTCAGCGGTGGCCACTGTTGTCCTTAATAAGTTGG agaagccctacCTGGTGAAGCATCCCGAGTCTCGAGTTCGAGAGGCTGGCCAGAATGTGACCTTCTGCTGCAAAGCCTCAGGCACTCCCATGCCCAAGAAATACTCCTG GTTCCACAATGGGACGCTGCTGGACAGGCGGACACACAGGTATGGGGCCCACCTGGAACTGCATGGGCTCCGCCCAGACCAGGCAGGCGCCTACCACTGCAAAGCATGGAATGACGCGGGGGCTGTGCGGTCGGGCATCGCCCGACTCACGGTGCTTG CCCCGGGCCAGCCAGCCTGTGACCCCCGGCCCCGAGAACACCTGATCAAGCTTCCAGATGACTGTGGTCAGCCAGGCAGAGGGCCCACCTACCTGGACGTAGGCCTTTGCCCTGACAccctctgccccagccctgcaggctccAGACCTCGGTGTGGGGACGCAGGCTCTCGCTGCTGTTCCGTGCGCCGCCTGGAGAGCAGAAAGATCCACTGCTCTGGCTATACCCTCCCAGTCAAGATCGTGGCTGAATGTGGCTGTCAGAAATGTCTGCCCCTTCGGGGGCTGATCCGGGGTCGCGTGGTGGCCGCTGACTCTAGGGAGCCCTTGCGCTTTGCTCGCATCCTTCTGGGACGGGAGCCCATTGGCTTCACGTCCTACCAGGGTGACTTCACCCTCGAGGTGGCGCCTTCTACTCAGAGGCTGGTGATGACCTTTGTGGACCCCAGCGGCCAGTTCGTGGACACTGTCAGGGTCCTGCCTTTTGACCCTCGAGGTGCCGGTGTATACCACGAGATCAAGGCCATGCGAAAGAAAGCCCCGATCATTTTAGATTCCAGCCAGAGCAACACGATATCCCTCGGGGAAATGGGAGATGAGGCCCCCTTAGGAGAGCTGGTCATCCCGCCCGGGGCCTTCCGCAGAGCTGACGGTCAACCCTACACGGGGGCTGTGGAGGCCCAGGTGACCTTCGTGGACCCCCGAAATCTCACTTCGGCGGCCGCCGCCCCTAGCGACCTGCGATTTGTGGACAGGGACGGGGAGTTGGCCCCGCTGCGCACCTACGGCATGTTCTACGTGGACCTCCGTGCCGCCGGCTCCACCGAGCAGCTGCAGACTGGGCTGGTGGCCGTGCGCGTGGCCACCGACCAGATCCGGATGCCCGGCCACCTCGAGGCCCTGAAGCTGTGGTCGCTGAACCCTGACACGGGCCTGTGGGAGGAAGAGAGCAGCTTCCAGCGCGAGAGACCGACGTCCCAGCGGGCCCGCCGGGAGGAACGGGTCTTCCTGGTGGGCAATGTGGAGATCCGCGAGCGCCGTCTGTTCAACCTGGACGTGCCCGAGCGCCGCCGCTGCTTCGTGAAGGTGCGCGCCTACGCCAACGACAAGTTCACCCCCAGCGAGCAGGTGGAGGGCGTGGTGGTCACGCTGGTCAATCTGGAGCCCGCCCCCGGCTTCTCGGCCAACCCTCGCGCCTGGGGCCGCTTCGACAGCGCCGTCACCGGCCCGAATGgcgcctgcctccctgccttctGCGACGCTGACCAGCCCGATGCCTACACCGCCGTGGTCACGGCCACCCTGGGCGGGGAGGAGCTGGAGCCCGCGCCCTCGCGGCCACGCCCGCTGCCGGCCGCCGTGGGCGTGGCGCAGCCCTACCTGGACCGGCTGGCCTACCGCCGCACGGACCACGACGACCCCGCCCTCAAGCGCACCGGCTTCCGCATCAACCTCGCCAAGCCCAGGCCTGGCGACCCCACCGAGGCCAACGGCCCTGTGTACCCCTGGCGCAGCCTGCGGGAGTGCCAGGAGGCCCCCGTGACCGCCAGTCACTTCCGCTTCGCTCGTGTGGAGGCGGACAAATACGAGTACAACGTGGTCCCCTTCCGCGAGGGCGCGCCGGCCTCCTGGACCGGAGATCTCCTGGCCTGGTGGCCCAACCCGCAGGAGTTCCGGGCCTGCTTCCTCAAGGTGAAGATCCAGGGACCTCAGGAGTACATGGTCCGCTCCCACAATTTGGGAGGCAGCCATCCCCGGACCCAGGGCCAGCTCTACGGGCTGCGGGATTCCCGGAGCGTCCGGGACCCCCAGCGCCCGAGCTCCTCTGCCGCCTGTGTGGAATTCAAGTGCAGCGGAATGCTGTTCGACCAGCGCCAGGTGGACAGGACGCTGGTGACCATCATGCCGCAGGGCAGCTGCCGGCGCGTGGCGGTCAACGGGCTCCTGCAGGATTACCTGACTCGGCACCCCCCACCCGCGCCCTCTGACGACCTGGCTGCCTTCTCCATGCTGGCCCCGCTGGACCCTCTGGGTCACAACTACGGTGTCTACACAGTCACCGACCAGAGCCCAAGGCTGGCCAAGGAGATCGCCATCGGCCGCTGCTTCGACGGCTCCTCTGACGGCTTCTCCAGGGAGATGAAGGCTGATGCGGGCACTGCCGTGACCTTTCAGTGCCGGGAGCCGACTGCGGGCCGGCCCAGCCTCTTCCAGAGGCTGCTGGAGTCCCCATCGGCGGCTCTTGGGGACATCCGCAGGGAGATGGGCGACGTGACACGTGTACAGGCCCGAGCCTCGAGTCCACTCCGCACCCGCCGAGGCAGGGCCCAGCAGTGA